A single window of Leishmania panamensis strain MHOM/PA/94/PSC-1 chromosome 35 sequence DNA harbors:
- a CDS encoding major vault protein, putative (TriTrypDB/GeneDB-style sysID: LpmP.35.1920), which produces MAETVLRLGPQEYAHLTNLNTNTTVLILGPLNHPVASHESIALPPTKFVVVSSSQYCLVANPHRIAVDPTTGIAQPVRDAYGQVQVRSGEEEYRWHVSPFPLYPEEVVVKIEDLKVLSARAALVIQVLTAYSVPAGSVIGSSPSPAHREAGERYLFYGPGTYYPRVEERIEEEVTAHTVERGSALWCTTSETFTDSVTGLKHYAGDAYMYVTEGMHFLQSFESLQCVTEGIVLSTEEGLHVQPAKTYADPRTPFREGGIIRKADEPFLVTSDMCACFVLHPYDKLVKTVKRTHVSAAQYAVILNPVGDDGNVSVGARKIVTDTTFFLKPGETLEKDHPQAAYLLCEQEAVLVTALGNFTDSSCTPPVERYDGDRWLVYGPCSFIPSDLMRVVPNAKSGAEVRRPYLLSEGEGLYVRNSVTGVVRCISGPCSYLLTAEEEVWEKPLSAQVERHLTQLISHAAYIELVHESERKVLQGKTERAVPYHIPYQSVTQLYNYKTQVTRIVFGPDRVLLEPDEAFTVVSLSGSPWDPAKPTKCMPKQPNYITALHLFLGPSNMTDVVHVETRDHAQLALQLCYDWYFDVTPGDTEVAKECFSVNDFVGDACSYIASHIRAAVASMPFEEFHKNSARCLRRAVFDVNPATDEPNGLLRFPANHLVVTSVDTQEMEVLDERTRQGLQKSVKMAIEITTHAQEAEAQQVAMAREQEARGRLERQRMHDQVANEEQRRVLLDAESNGLSIVSSGKSKAMAEALSSASRIESEASVEAATVRAAKELLLYNTMSEMQHKKKQLLIEQEEKVAAMTLDYEKALEEVRHTQISRVIAALGPETIAEMARAGPELQAKLLASLGLEGYLVTDGSSPINLFKAASGLVGHV; this is translated from the coding sequence ATGGCGGAAACGGTGCTACGACTTGGCCCTCAAGAGTACGCCCACCTCACCAATTTGAACACTAACACGACGGTACTTATCCTCGGGCCACTGAATCACCCCGTCGCGTCCCACGAATCGATTGCGCTGCCTCCGACGAAGTTTGTGGTGGTGTCGTCGTCACAGTACTGCCTGGTTGCCAACCCGCACCGCATCGCCGTCGACCCGACCACCGGCATCGCACAGCCGGTGCGAGATGCGTATGGACAGGTGCAGGTGCGGTCTGGTGAGGAGGAGTACCGCTGGCACGTGtcgccctttcctctctacCCTGAGGAGGTGGTAGTGAAGATTGAAGATCTCAAAGTCCTCTCGGCGCGGGCTGCGCTAGTGATTCAGGTGCTCACCGCCTACAGCGTGCCGGCAGGTAGCGTCATCGGCTCGTCACCCTCCCCGGCGCACCGCGAGGCTGGCGAGCGCTACCTCTTTTACGGCCCCGGTACGTATTACCCCCGCGTCGAGGAgcgcatcgaggaggaggtgacagCCCATACAGTCGAgcgtggctcggcattgtGGTGCACGACGAGCGAGACCTTCACGGACAGCGTGACCGGCCTGAAGCACTATGCCGGTGACGCGTACATGTACGTCACTGAAGGGATGCACTTTTTGCAGTCCTTCGAAAGTCTTCAGTGCGTCACGGAGGGCATCGTGCTTAGCACCGAGGAGGGGTTGCATGTGCAGCCGGCCAAGACCTATGCCGACCCCCGCACCCCATTTCGCGAGGGGGGTATCATTCGCAAGGCAGACGAGCCATTCCTGGTCACGAGCGACATGTGCGCCTGCTTTGTGCTGCACCCCTACGACAAGCTGGTGAAGACGGtgaagcgcacgcacgtgtcGGCTGCGCAGTACGCTGTCATTCTCAACCCcgtcggcgacgacggcaatGTGAGCGTCGGCGCGCGCAAGATCGTCACAGACACAACCTTTTTTCTCAAGCCAGGTGAGACGCTGGAGAAAGACCACCCGCAAGCTGCATACCTACTTTGCGAGCAGGAGGCAGTGCTTGTAACAGCGCTGGGCAACTTCACCGACTCGTCGTGCACGCCGCCGGTGGAGCGCTACGACGGGGATCGATGGCTGGTGTATGGCCCCTGCTCCTTCATTCCGTCGGACCTCATGCGTGTCGTTCCCAATGCAAAGAGTGGTGCAGAGGTGCGGAGACCCTACCTGCTCAGTGAAGGGGAAGGCTTGTATGTTCGGAACAGCGTCACCGGTGTGGTGCGGTGCATCTCAGGCCCTTGCAGCTACCTGCTGaccgctgaggaggaggtatGGGAAAAGCCACTCTCCGCGCAGGTGGAGCGGCACCTGACGCAGTTAATCAGCCACGCTGCCTACATTGAGCTCGTGCATGAGAGCGAGCGCAAGGTGCTGCAAGGGAAGACGGAGCGGGCGGTGCCCTACCACATTCCCTATCAAAGCGTGACGCAGCTGTACAACTACAAGACGCAGGTGACGCGTATCGTCTTTGGCCCGGATCGCGTACTCCTCGAACCTGACGAAGCCTTCACGGTGGTGTCGCTCTCCGGCTCTCCGTGGGACCCGGCGAAACCAACAAAGTGTATGCCAAAACAACCAAACTACATCACCGCtctgcacctcttcctcggACCCTCCAACATGACAGACGTCGTGCACGTTGAGACGCGTGATCATGCGCAGCTTGCCCTGCAGCTTTGCTACGACTGGTACTTTGACGTCACCCCTGGCGACACGGAGGTCGCCAAGGAGTGCTTCAGCGTGAACGACTTTGTGGGCGACGCGTGCTCCTACATCGCGAGCCACATCCGCGCAGCCGTGGCCTCCATGCCGTTCGAGGAGTTCCACAAGAACAGCGCGCGGTGCCTACGGCGTGCTGTGTTCGATGTGAATCCCGCCACCGATGAGCCAAATGGCTTGCTTCGCTTTCCAGCAAACCACCTTGTCGTCACATCGGTGGATACGCaggagatggaggtgctcgATGAGCGTACGCGGCAGGGGCTGCAGAAGTCCGTGAAGATGGCGATTGAGATCACCACCCACGCTCAGGAGGCtgaggcgcagcaggtggccATGGCGCGTGAGCAGGAGGCGCGTGGGCGACTTGAACGACAGCGAATGCACGATCAGGTGGCCAACGAAGAGCAGCGACGCGTGCTGCTTGATGCGGAGAGCAACGGGCTTTCCATTGTTAGCTCCGGCAAGTCCAAGGCCATGGCAGAGGCTCTGTCCTCCGCTTCACGTATTGAGAGTGAGGCCTCGGTCGAGGCGGCCACCGTGCGGGCTGCCAAGGAGTTACTGCTCTACAACACCATGAGCGAGATGCAGCACAAGAAGAAGCAGCTACTCATCGaacaggaggagaaggtggcggcgatgacgctAGACTACGAAAAAGCGCTGGAAGAGGTGCGACACACGCAGATAAGCAGGGTGATAGCAGCTCTGGGACCAGAGACGATTGCGGAGATGGCTAGGGCTGGGCCGGAGCTACAAGCAAAGCTGCTGGCAAGTCTCGGGCTGGAGGGCTACCTCGTGACGGATGGCAGCTCGCCCATCAACCTCTTCAAGGCGGCGAGCGGCCTCGTCGGCCATGTCtga
- a CDS encoding hypothetical protein (TriTrypDB/GeneDB-style sysID: LpmP.35.1930) yields MQRYLMNTSYLQGQLKSLYALHNKTVTDYGELVQNLNKECAILCDIIPSYRISSTLEGEDGGGQRKQKEVYNVQKLEHEILTQYTHFLQLLRKLSRKSHPEQQALGSRLCAQLVKSSAPEFNYADTLLSLAIDFANCKSVRVAQPCQTALSELLDGQKVSDTTEHIVGALLRIVRKRSYAMNPKLLNLLLHVRVAMVDVHREDLAEEKAKNKRFKKEDKELARQMQKSKARRDRAEIAAKQTRIVHRIFVIYLRVIEASKTCLPVHQTKILAPTLEGLVKFAPLVNVELYQQLMEALKDLVKGGGVSRTRQRIGSAEGGIDSNDVDDKDEETAASVTTRLHALVAVATLAQRDATATASEWRVDLSYFHEVLFRCLGEALELPSAESSSSAKMTREEAQEASDGDMDEVASQGSTSSAGSLSSQAFSIAQSMAQGTFVHQSASREWTFHVGLVLRAVDLLVLTQKHLPVARVTAILRRLMQATPSCPPHIAMSILALCHRIVLRYPLAGGVIVGGSDNVIAGRGAYNPEALQTASANADSSFTWELSFLSHSYHPTLRQVAATMCKHYHKVSKYQHGQAPIVTKQLDALGPYEVMEEYDPSLGDFKPASPLPTALKSEVRKRQLEEAEAYRAA; encoded by the coding sequence ATGCAGCGCTACTTGATGAATACGAGCTACCTGCAAGGGCAGCTCAAATCCTTGTACGCCCTCCACAACAAAACAGTGACTGACTACGGCGAACTTGTTCAAAACTTGAACAAGGAGTGCGCCATCTTGTGTGATATCATTCCAAGCTATCGCATCTCCAGCACCCTCGAGGGCGAAGATGGCGGTGGTCAGCGAAAACAGAAGGAAGTGTATAATGTTCAGAAGCTCGAACACGAGATCCTCACGCAGTACACCCActttctgcagctgcttcgaAAGCTCTCCCGCAAGTCGCACcccgagcagcaggcgctcgGTAGTCGCCTATGCGCGCAACTCGTGAAGAGCTCTGCCCCGGAGTTCAATTATGCCGATACACTGCTCTCCCTGGCGATCGACTTCGCCAACTGCAAGTCGGTACGCGTCGCTCAACCGTGCCAGACGGCCCTCTCAGAGCTGCTCGATGGCCAGAAGGTGTCGGACACGACGGAGCACATCGTAGGGGCACTGCTGCGTATCGTGCGGAAGCGTAGCTATGCGATGAACCCAAAGCTGCTGAACCTGCTGCTCCACGTGCGCGTAGCCATGGTGGACGTGCACCGCGAGGACttggcggaggagaaggcaaagaacaAGCGTTTCAAAAAAGAGGACAAAGAGTTGGCACGCCAGATGCAAAAGTCCAAGGCCCGACGCGATCGTGCCGAGATCGCGGCGAAGCAGACTCGCATCGTGCACCGAATCTTTGTCATCTATCTGCGTGTCATCGAGGCGTCCAAGACATGTTTACCGGTTCATCAAACGAAGATCTTGGCGCCGACGCTGGAGGGGCTGGTGAAGTTTGCGCCACTGGTGAACGTGGAGCTCTACCAACAGCTGATGGAGGCATTGAAGGACTTGGTGAAAGGCGGAGGCGTATCACGAACACGCCAACGCATAGGTAGCGCCGAGGGCGGCATCGACAGCAACGATGTTGATgacaaggacgaggagaCAGCGGCCTCGGTGACCACGCGGCTGCACGCGCTGGTGGCCGTGGCCACACTGGCGCAACGGGACGCCACCGCGACTGCCTCGGAGTGGCGTGTCGATCTGAGCTACTTTCATGAGGTGCTCTTCCGTTGCCTTGGCGAGGCACTCGAGTTGCCATCGGCCGagtcgtcgtcctcagcaAAGATgacgcgcgaggaggcacaAGAGGCCTCCGACGGCGACATGGACGAGGTGGCGTCGCAGGGGTCGACGTCGTCTGCCGGGTCGTTGTCGTCTCAGGCCTTCTCCATTGCCCAGTCCATGGCGCAGGGAACGTTTGTGCACCAGAGCGCGAGTCGTGAGTGGACCTTCCACGTCGGTCTCGTGCTGCGCGCCGTTGACCTGCTGGTGCTTACGCAAAAGCATCTGCCGGTCGCGCGTGTGACGGCCATCCTGCGCCGTCTCATGCAGGCGACCCCGTCGTGTCCGCCGCACATTGCCATGTCCATCCTCGCGCTGTGCCACCGCATCGTGCTTCGTTACCCACTCGCAGGGGGTGTGATTGTGGGGGGCAGCGACAACGTCATCGCCGGCCGTGGCGCCTACAACCCCGAGGCACTACAGACTGCCTCGGCCAACGCAGATAGCTCTTTCACGTGGGAGCTGAGCTTCCTTTCGCACAGCTACCACCCGACGCTGCGACAGGTGGCAGCGACAATGTGCAAGCATTACCACAAGGTATCCAAGTACCAGCATGGGCAAGCCCCCATCGTGACGAAGCAGCTGGATGCGCTTGGCCCGTACGAGGTGATGGAGGAGTACGATCCATCGCTGGGTGATTTCAAGCCCGCCTCCCCGCTGCCGACCGCCTTGAAGTCGGAGGTGCGGAAGCGACagctcgaggaggcggaggcgtaTCGGGCTGCGTGA